The following proteins are encoded in a genomic region of Aythya fuligula isolate bAytFul2 chromosome 34, bAytFul2.pri, whole genome shotgun sequence:
- the LOC116500344 gene encoding zinc finger CCCH domain-containing protein 11A-like, with product MSKQGDDCYFYFYSTCSKGDKCAYRHCEAALGNETVCKLWQEGRCFRNVCRFRHMEIDKKRSEIPCYWENQPGGCQKANCAFHHAKGRYIDGQFLPPSKTTLPSPPECADDDLKVAQMSLQQNKLSVQSNPSPQPKGVTKVENSENVPSPTHPPVVINAADDDEDDDDQLSEEGEETKTPVQHPAAEGKNGLRVISTRKGSSITTKQEGNLNFGIKTLEEIKWQKMKEKNKRHGEGSSRSSLRPVDSMIFPAPEEENVRTVVRTVTVSSKKGEEPVVRVDLADRQGKRKASADDVGSLPVKRSLAERLGKKVEAPGNADKAPKRETVRVPKSLKDRLGLPPKQTSTERGKAAKPMGEIHVKTLEEIRREKALQRREPQAKAEAEGHGKTEDSSAGARAARAGRMQTFSEALSEKKNNRLVEEKKKAGECHSKSKIQGESKKQLALSGPSKGQAKEPAGKVKPEGEVRVKTLEEIKREKALRMQQSEGDVPAPSAQPGPAPAEQKSLWSTKLTAPEKEEKKAVELNRPFPKLSSGPDVQPTQQSGTRKCPEKSFEERRWEKWQQREQQEKLRQEEAAVKSTAGFFNTEPAGKVAAQFQGQEAKTNFMTSAKPSRGKVTFPKKKALKRKAPGSYPSAIAAVELQTAFDADMMGPPARKAAMGVSDVPEHVPAIRLEENPQNRPEVRLGSPERFEEQMEMDLETSTSASSQPEEARTRRLSSTGNAPLSADEDFEKLLWEISGGRLEAEIDLDPGKDEDDLLLELSEMIDS from the exons ATGTCTAAACAAGGAGACGATTGCTACTTCTATTTCTATTCTACCTGTAGCAAG GGAGACAAATGTGCCTACCGCCACTGCGAAGCTGCTCTGGGCAATGAGACGGTCTGCAAGCTGTGGCAGGAGGGTCGTTGTTTCAGGAATGTCTGCCGATTCAGACACATGGAAATTGAC aaaaagCGCAGTGAGATTCCTTGCTACTGGGAGAACCAGCCGGGAGGCTGTCAGAAAGCCAACTGTGCTTTTCATCATGCAAAGGGACGTTACATCGATGGACAATTCTTACCACCAAGCAAGA CTACACTGCCAAGTCCGCCTGAGTGCGCGGACGATGATCTGAAAGTGGCTCAGATGtcactgcagcaaaacaaactttctGTCCAGTCAAATCCCTCTCCACAGCCTAAGGGGGTGACGAAAGTGGAAAACTCTGAAAATGTCCCAAGCCCTACACACCCTCCAGTTGTAATCAATGCTGCagatgatgatgaagatgatgatg accAACTTtctgaggaaggagaagaaactaAAACTCCCGTCCAGCATCCAGCTGCGGAAGGCAAAAATGGATTACGGGTGATTTCCACTCGGAAAGGCAGTTCTATTACTACTAAACAAG agggcaatctgaattttggaataaaaacacTTGAGGAAATCAAATGGcagaagatgaaggaaaaaaataagagacaCGGTG AAGGTTCTTCAAGATCTTCTCTTCGTCCCgttgattctatgatttttcctgctccagaagaggaaaatgtcCGGACAGTGGTGAGAACTGTGACAGTGTCTTCCAAGAAAG GGGAGGAACCTGTGGTTCGAGTAGATCTTGCTGATAGACAAGGAAAACGGAAAGCCTCCGCGG atgATGTAGGCAGCCTTCCAGTGAAGCGCAGCCTTGCTGAAAGGCTGGGGAAGAAGGTAGAGGCTCCGGGAAATGCTGACAAAGCACCCAAGAGAGAGACAG ttcGAGTTCCCAAGTCTCTGAAGGACAGGCTGGGATTACCTCCTAAACAGACCAGTACTGAGAGAG GGAAGGCTGCTAAGCCGATGGGAGAGATCCATGTGAAAACACTGGAGGAAATCCGTCGTGAGAAAGCTCTTCAGAGACGCGAACCTCAAGCCAAAGCCGAGGCTGAAGGGCACGGTAAAACTGAAGATTCCAGCGCAGGGGCAAGAGCTGCTCGTGCAGGTCGCATGCAAACTTTCTCTGAAGCcttgtctgaaaaaaagaataatcgCTTggtagaagagaagaaaaaagcaggagaaTGCCATAGCAAGAGCAAAATTCAGGGTGAGTCCAAGAAGCAGCTCGCTCTGTCCGGGCCCAGCAAAGGGCAGGCGAAGGAGCCGGCAGGAAAAGTCAAGCCAGAAGGAGAAGTGCGTGTTAAAACCTTGGAAGAAATAAAGCGTGAGAAAGCTCTGCGGATGCAGCAGAGTGAAGGAGAtgtgccagctccctcagcacaaCCCGGACCtgccccagcagagcagaaatctTTATGGAGCACAAAACTAACAG cacctgaaaaagaagaaaagaaggcagtGGAATTGAACCGGCCTTTTCCTAAACTTTCCTCTGGACCTGATGTACAG cCCACTCAGCAGAGTGGAACTCGTAaatgtccagagaagagctTTGAAGAGAGACGGTGGGAGAAGTGGCAACAGAGAGAACAACAAGAGAAGCTTCGGCAGGAGGAAGCTGCTGTCAAATCTACTGCTGGCTTCTTTAATACTGAACCAGCAGGGAAAGTGGCAGCTCAATTTCAGGGCCAGGAAGCTAAAA CCAACTTTATGACATCTGCGAAGCCTTCGCGTGGGAAAGTCACTTTCCCCAAGAAGAAGGCACTGAAACGTAAGGCACCTGGGAGTTACCCGTCTGCCATAGCAGCTGTGGAACTACAGACTGCCTTTGATGCTGACATGATGGGACCTCCAGCCAGAAAAGCAGCCATG GGTGTTTCAGACGTGCCGGAGCACGTCCCAGCCATCAGACTTGaagaaaatccccaaaacaG ACCTGAAGTGCGTCTTGGAAGCCCGGAAAGATTTGAGGAGCAGATGGAGATGGATCTCGAGACCTCGACCTCAGCTTCTTCCCAGCCAGAAGAGGCACGGACACGCCGGCTGAGTTCCACAGGGAACGCGCCCTTATCTGCGGATGAAGATTTTGAGAAGCTACTTTGGGAAATCTCAGGAGGCAGACTGGAAGCCGAAATCGACTTAGACCCAGGGAAGGACGAGGATGACCTCCTCCTTGAACTCTCCGAGATGATTGACAGTTGA